A single region of the Anaerolineales bacterium genome encodes:
- a CDS encoding HAMP domain-containing histidine kinase yields the protein MNKAIQPLTRWFKPRTTDLNLVFRERTIRTLVASLFPVLCLALFTSLFLFEAHWELISYPTAELLAGIMLILSALAISQGRITLAGYLLVAMFIVFSVFILTVPRSPANVSITGSLLTLVVVALVLPRRTIFPLTVLISSLVALVAFIHPQYSGIAVQFVMNNILVLFGIAILLYLLLTEFDNRLLFTEAARRETEQALSVAQVARNDAERANKAKDQFLSIMSHELRTPLGAIIGFIGILQMGMIKDKKEALPLSATQQRMLKDSRSNAEHLLTLINSILDLAKVSSGRILPNFSAVNPQDENFIAGTVLSLRSLAISKGIDLNLEIDYDLPAEVQCDLMQMKQVVKNLVGNAIKFTEKGQVTVYVRKKSAEDWQILVQDTGIGIKPEQVKNIFDPFYQADNSDSRTREGTGLGLAIAKSYVELHHGGIQVHSTLGTGTTFTVTLPNNPPSPTTAAPEGLQNGH from the coding sequence GTGAACAAAGCAATACAACCGCTGACCCGCTGGTTCAAACCACGTACCACCGATCTGAATCTCGTCTTTCGGGAGCGCACCATCCGCACCCTGGTTGCCTCGCTGTTTCCGGTGCTTTGTTTGGCGCTGTTCACTTCCCTCTTCCTCTTTGAAGCCCATTGGGAACTGATCTCCTACCCAACAGCGGAGCTGCTGGCAGGGATCATGTTGATCCTCTCCGCGTTGGCAATCTCGCAAGGGCGAATTACCCTAGCGGGGTATCTTCTTGTGGCGATGTTCATCGTCTTTTCGGTGTTCATCCTCACCGTTCCGCGCTCCCCGGCAAATGTTTCCATCACGGGCAGCCTGTTGACGTTGGTCGTCGTCGCCCTCGTCCTCCCCCGGCGAACGATTTTCCCCCTGACAGTGCTGATTTCCTCGTTGGTGGCGCTTGTCGCCTTTATCCATCCGCAATACAGCGGTATTGCCGTTCAATTTGTGATGAACAACATCCTCGTGTTGTTCGGCATCGCCATTTTGCTTTACCTGCTGCTCACCGAGTTTGATAACCGCCTGCTCTTTACCGAGGCTGCCCGCCGCGAAACGGAACAGGCGTTGAGTGTTGCCCAAGTTGCCCGCAACGACGCCGAACGAGCGAACAAAGCAAAAGATCAATTCCTCTCCATCATGTCTCATGAACTGCGCACCCCGTTGGGCGCAATCATCGGCTTTATCGGCATTTTGCAAATGGGGATGATCAAAGACAAGAAAGAGGCGCTCCCCCTTTCTGCTACACAGCAGCGGATGCTCAAAGATTCGCGCAGTAACGCCGAACACTTGCTGACCCTGATCAACAGCATCCTTGATCTGGCGAAGGTGTCTTCGGGGCGCATCCTTCCTAACTTCAGCGCGGTAAACCCCCAAGATGAAAATTTCATCGCCGGAACAGTGCTGTCCCTCCGCAGCCTTGCCATTAGCAAAGGCATTGATCTGAATCTGGAAATTGATTACGACCTTCCCGCCGAAGTTCAGTGCGACCTGATGCAAATGAAACAGGTTGTTAAAAATTTAGTGGGAAACGCCATAAAGTTTACCGAAAAGGGACAAGTCACCGTCTATGTGCGCAAGAAAAGCGCCGAGGATTGGCAAATTTTAGTTCAAGATACGGGCATTGGCATTAAGCCCGAACAGGTCAAAAATATTTTTGATCCCTTCTATCAGGCGGATAACTCTGATTCCCGTACCCGCGAGGGGACAGGTCTGGGGCTTGCCATCGCCAAAAGCTACGTTGAATTACATCATGGGGGTATTCAGGTTCACTCGACACTTGGCACGGGGACAACGTTCACCGTGACCTTACCGAACAACCCGCCCTCACCCACCACTGCTGCACCAGAGGGGCTTCAGAATGGACACTAA
- a CDS encoding response regulator translates to MTYSLECALNDPDHLSPSAYDIAAAALYNGQQRTLALRWLLKYENSDGTWGDAFSWQYLYLCTYAAALALYVGGERHHAEKALQRLPTIPTSFPSNWTINFGGQIAALDAYAEAELGLRVSHPPEVQKDIDYDRLKWTKLITLDLFYDPAISLAGFFGEWVYTLRERIDLPRLLCHFQVENGSLSNSPSSSVFFLLACDALGFTNPSLERLRLYVQNMNPFLGQMGTLDQAPHFATAWLLLFNDPAREAIPDIEPVAVLRRALQPYGKLISTAGNSTFPGDVDTTSGAVIALNLPTEERAAIMGALEDMFECDHYLTFRHERTPAVTTNVHAVAAWAENPHTPAILDWIAGEMVETNGFPRCKWHVSPYYTLGEIGRLFAPLHHPTAQKLAVNAGEIFLNQQLPSGGWGFYSATSEETCYALLALEALREAKLLEHMRVTKALARGVDFLNSHDPDYSALWIGRSLFYVPPLERWLRQRCAKIKVNESKPITILYVEDNRSYHLIVDTCLSDDNHQVDCVESAEDALHYLEHNRPDVVILDLRLPGMSGYQAVRRMHELRPGLPIVATTAYVDRHTSAQIETHGFHGFLEKPFELHSLISCVDSVVNRGVTDT, encoded by the coding sequence ATGACCTATTCCTTAGAGTGTGCGCTAAACGACCCAGACCACCTCTCACCCTCCGCTTATGACATTGCGGCTGCTGCTCTCTATAATGGGCAGCAGCGCACTCTTGCCCTTCGCTGGCTGCTGAAATATGAAAACAGTGACGGAACATGGGGCGATGCCTTCTCGTGGCAATACCTCTACCTTTGCACCTACGCCGCTGCTCTCGCCCTCTATGTTGGCGGAGAGCGCCACCATGCAGAGAAGGCGCTCCAACGCCTGCCCACTATTCCGACCAGCTTCCCCTCCAATTGGACGATCAACTTTGGCGGGCAAATTGCGGCGCTGGATGCCTATGCCGAGGCGGAATTAGGGCTGCGCGTGAGCCACCCCCCGGAAGTCCAAAAAGATATCGATTATGACCGCCTAAAGTGGACCAAACTAATCACCCTTGATCTATTCTATGATCCAGCCATCTCGCTGGCGGGCTTCTTTGGCGAATGGGTCTACACCCTGCGCGAACGGATCGATCTCCCCCGCTTGCTCTGCCACTTTCAGGTGGAAAATGGCTCGCTGAGCAATTCGCCCAGTTCATCAGTCTTTTTCTTGCTTGCCTGCGATGCTTTAGGCTTCACAAACCCCTCATTAGAGCGGCTGCGGCTTTACGTCCAAAACATGAATCCCTTCTTAGGGCAGATGGGGACATTAGACCAAGCCCCGCATTTCGCCACCGCGTGGCTGCTGTTATTCAACGATCCAGCGCGAGAGGCAATCCCTGATATAGAACCTGTCGCCGTACTGCGTCGCGCCCTTCAACCCTATGGCAAGCTGATCTCGACAGCGGGGAATTCGACCTTCCCGGGCGATGTGGATACAACCTCTGGCGCAGTGATCGCCCTGAACCTTCCCACCGAAGAACGGGCGGCAATCATGGGTGCCTTAGAGGATATGTTTGAGTGCGATCATTACCTCACCTTTCGCCATGAACGGACGCCCGCCGTAACAACGAATGTCCATGCAGTAGCGGCGTGGGCAGAAAACCCTCACACGCCAGCCATCCTCGATTGGATCGCGGGCGAAATGGTGGAAACGAATGGCTTTCCTCGCTGCAAATGGCACGTCTCGCCTTACTACACCCTCGGTGAGATTGGGCGTTTGTTCGCCCCGCTCCATCACCCCACCGCCCAAAAACTGGCGGTGAACGCGGGCGAGATTTTCCTCAACCAGCAGCTTCCCTCTGGCGGGTGGGGGTTTTACAGCGCCACCTCCGAAGAAACCTGTTATGCGCTTTTGGCGCTAGAGGCGCTTCGAGAGGCGAAACTCTTAGAGCATATGCGCGTTACAAAGGCATTGGCACGGGGGGTAGACTTTCTCAACAGTCATGATCCCGATTACAGCGCCTTATGGATCGGACGCTCCCTCTTTTACGTTCCCCCACTGGAACGTTGGCTGCGGCAGCGCTGCGCCAAAATCAAGGTGAACGAGAGCAAGCCGATCACCATTCTTTATGTAGAGGATAACCGCAGCTACCATCTGATTGTGGACACGTGTCTGTCGGATGACAATCATCAGGTCGATTGTGTCGAGTCTGCCGAGGACGCTTTACATTACCTTGAACACAATCGTCCCGATGTGGTGATCCTCGACCTCAGACTTCCGGGCATGAGCGGGTATCAGGCGGTGCGACGGATGCACGAACTGCGCCCCGGGCTGCCCATTGTGGCAACCACTGCTTATGTAGATCGGCATACATCAGCCCAAATTGAGACGCATGGCTTTCATGGTTTTCTGGAAAAGCCGTTTGAACTTCACAGCCTTATTTCCTGTGTCGATTCGGTGGTCAATCGTGGGGTCACTGACACATGA
- a CDS encoding response regulator, giving the protein MGTMALIADDSPAFQEIIRLVLEHVGYEVEAVDNGKKALDALKCRRFHALFLDLDMPILNGNGVLQVVRSLPGCQEMFIIVVTANSHMQGTEMENADFIMMKPVKVEELAQFAERIKRTPRPPAL; this is encoded by the coding sequence ATGGGAACGATGGCTCTCATTGCCGACGATAGTCCAGCCTTTCAAGAGATCATTCGGTTGGTGCTTGAACATGTTGGCTATGAAGTGGAGGCAGTGGACAATGGAAAGAAGGCGCTCGACGCGCTGAAATGTCGTCGTTTTCATGCCTTGTTTCTTGATCTTGATATGCCCATTCTCAATGGGAACGGCGTCCTTCAAGTGGTACGGTCATTACCGGGTTGTCAGGAAATGTTCATCATCGTGGTGACGGCAAATTCGCATATGCAAGGGACAGAGATGGAAAATGCCGATTTCATTATGATGAAACCGGTCAAGGTGGAAGAACTGGCGCAGTTTGCCGAACGGATCAAACGCACGCCACGCCCACCGGCGCTCTAA
- a CDS encoding response regulator, whose amino-acid sequence MANLTKVLLVDDDLSTRHLFEAVLDYHDIQLMIAGSESEAMDCLTQTAPDVIVLDIVLPGKDGYKVLKALRANPQVQCPVVATTAYYTLDSVPQFVQKGFDGYLLKPIQPEQLVEYLQGIVGSNQ is encoded by the coding sequence ATGGCGAACCTAACGAAAGTTCTGTTGGTGGACGATGACCTCTCAACGCGGCACTTGTTCGAGGCGGTACTCGACTATCATGACATTCAGTTGATGATTGCGGGTTCAGAAAGCGAGGCAATGGATTGTCTGACCCAAACCGCTCCCGATGTGATCGTCCTTGATATTGTCTTGCCCGGCAAAGATGGTTACAAGGTACTGAAGGCGCTTCGTGCCAACCCACAGGTGCAATGCCCTGTCGTTGCCACAACTGCCTACTACACCTTAGATAGCGTTCCGCAGTTTGTCCAAAAGGGCTTTGATGGCTACCTACTTAAGCCCATTCAGCCCGAACAACTTGTTGAGTACCTGCAAGGCATTGTTGGCTCTAACCAGTAA
- a CDS encoding lysoplasmalogenase, which yields MTIPFYGTLIFWAGLLFGGFVFGKPNADQTKRIPTLNRLGSSLALVLAGWSLYFLHRGTLIESYALLVALGMTAGFVGDLFMAVENIIGGMGAFGVGHILYSIAFLGGLQIVRTLNPETPAVFAPLAVWLVIGVVAWYVIMFRGKTALPQVMRFAGLGYALLLTGMAGVAWSLAFSVPPFFPLAIGAALFVISDLIIAGQIFAGWRFPLIGDLIWLTYGPAQALIVLSVGTARVLALIS from the coding sequence ATGACTATCCCTTTTTATGGCACATTAATCTTTTGGGCAGGGCTGCTCTTTGGTGGGTTTGTATTCGGAAAGCCGAACGCAGACCAAACAAAACGTATCCCTACCTTAAACCGTTTGGGATCGTCGTTGGCGCTTGTTTTGGCGGGATGGAGTCTTTATTTTCTCCATCGGGGGACGCTCATTGAGTCCTACGCCCTCTTAGTCGCCCTCGGCATGACGGCTGGTTTTGTAGGCGATCTGTTCATGGCGGTGGAAAACATCATCGGCGGGATGGGCGCTTTTGGCGTTGGGCATATTCTCTATAGCATCGCCTTCCTCGGCGGTCTTCAAATTGTCCGAACGCTAAACCCCGAAACACCCGCTGTCTTTGCCCCGCTTGCTGTCTGGCTGGTGATCGGCGTTGTGGCCTGGTATGTGATCATGTTTCGGGGAAAGACTGCCCTCCCGCAGGTAATGCGCTTCGCGGGCTTGGGCTATGCCCTTCTTTTGACGGGGATGGCGGGGGTGGCATGGTCGCTTGCCTTTTCCGTACCCCCCTTTTTTCCGTTGGCAATTGGAGCGGCGCTTTTCGTGATCAGCGACCTGATCATCGCCGGGCAAATCTTCGCCGGTTGGCGTTTTCCTTTAATTGGTGATCTCATCTGGCTTACCTACGGACCCGCCCAAGCCTTGATCGTCCTCAGTGTGGGGACGGCGCGGGTACTCGCCCTGATTTCCTGA
- a CDS encoding glycosyltransferase, with translation MLGGKKTGGMNVYVRELSREFGRRGIAVDVFTRRQDPCLPHLNQPLGENARVIHIPAGSNAPLDPDQVYPNLPEFSANVLRFAETEGTHYDVIYSHYWLSGVAGHALRSAWHVPLIQMFHTLGLMKERITATEGDRRTDRPADLRSFSEADIMSWADRVIAATPAERTQMLWLYHASRRKIAVVPPGVNTEQFHPMPHERAKAALNLPPNARLLLFVGRIEPLKGVDTILEALALLKAETPALTENLCLSIIGGDPTTSGENAEMDRLKALSQSLNLRDVVVFLGAKDQDTLNHYYAASEALIMPSDYESFGMVALEAMACGTPVIASNVGGLAFLIRDGENGYHVPVREPEALAAKIRLILEQPNLRAKLGDAAARDAADYSWVRIADRLLAVVAELKASAP, from the coding sequence GTGCTTGGGGGGAAAAAGACGGGCGGGATGAACGTCTATGTCCGCGAACTTTCGCGGGAGTTTGGACGGCGGGGAATCGCGGTGGATGTGTTCACCCGCCGCCAAGACCCCTGCCTACCCCACCTGAATCAACCACTTGGCGAGAATGCCCGTGTGATCCATATTCCGGCGGGCTCCAATGCCCCGCTCGACCCCGATCAGGTCTACCCGAATCTGCCTGAGTTCAGCGCAAACGTTCTGCGCTTTGCCGAGACCGAAGGCACACATTACGATGTGATCTACAGCCATTATTGGCTCAGTGGGGTTGCCGGACATGCCCTTCGTTCGGCGTGGCATGTCCCCCTCATCCAGATGTTCCACACCTTAGGTTTGATGAAAGAGCGGATCACCGCCACAGAGGGGGATCGTCGCACAGATCGCCCCGCCGACTTACGCTCCTTCAGCGAGGCAGACATTATGAGTTGGGCAGATCGGGTCATTGCCGCCACCCCTGCCGAACGGACGCAAATGCTCTGGCTCTACCATGCCTCACGGCGGAAAATCGCTGTCGTCCCGCCGGGGGTGAACACCGAACAGTTCCACCCCATGCCACACGAGAGGGCAAAAGCGGCGTTGAATCTTCCCCCGAATGCCCGCCTACTACTTTTTGTCGGGCGCATCGAACCGCTTAAGGGGGTCGATACGATCTTGGAGGCGCTGGCACTCTTGAAGGCTGAAACGCCCGCCCTCACCGAAAACCTCTGCCTAAGCATCATCGGCGGCGACCCGACCACCAGCGGGGAAAATGCCGAGATGGATCGCCTTAAGGCGCTGTCTCAGTCGTTGAATCTGCGTGATGTTGTCGTCTTTTTGGGGGCAAAGGATCAAGATACCCTGAATCACTATTACGCGGCATCCGAGGCGTTGATCATGCCCTCCGACTACGAAAGTTTCGGGATGGTGGCGCTGGAGGCAATGGCGTGCGGGACGCCCGTGATCGCCTCCAATGTGGGCGGGTTGGCGTTCCTCATCCGCGATGGGGAAAATGGCTACCATGTCCCCGTCCGCGAACCAGAGGCGTTGGCGGCAAAGATCAGGCTGATTTTGGAACAGCCCAATCTTCGCGCCAAATTAGGCGATGCGGCTGCCCGCGATGCCGCCGATTATTCATGGGTGCGGATCGCGGATCGGCTGCTGGCAGTCGTTGCCGAGCTTAAGGCTTCCGCGCCGTGA
- a CDS encoding FAD-dependent oxidoreductase codes for MVRQRVIVIGTGIAGMVAAYLLNPHHDIFVFEQNDYIGGHTATKIAREGDRDIPIDTGFIVFNPPAYPGLVRLFDELGVPSQLTWMSFSVSDQTNGFEYGSKTLNNTFAQRRNLINPRFWRFIIDYFRFNREANAAHNDPAYANHTLGQFVREKRYSPFLIREFIIPATSAIWSSPYKFTADYPAQSLFTFFRNHGMLGSERIRWKSVIGGSKVYAEKLTASFRDRISLNNGAEAVRRTATGVVVKLRDGSECEADQIVLATHSDQALRMLADASPAEQDVLGNIKYQPNEVVLHTDPRFMPHNKRAWESWNYLLYQQGEDDYPVTMTYWMNMLQNLEGLGAKRDYFVTVNPQREIAPDAVIGRYTYHHPLYDFAAINAQKRLPEINGTNRVHFCGAWCRNGFHEDGLQSGVTVAKNLGISW; via the coding sequence ATGGTGCGACAGCGTGTGATCGTTATCGGCACGGGGATCGCTGGCATGGTGGCGGCGTATCTCCTGAACCCTCACCATGATATTTTCGTCTTTGAGCAGAATGATTACATTGGCGGACACACGGCGACGAAGATCGCCCGCGAAGGGGATCGGGACATCCCCATTGACACCGGATTTATCGTTTTTAACCCGCCTGCGTATCCCGGTCTTGTCCGCCTTTTTGATGAACTGGGCGTCCCTAGCCAGCTTACATGGATGTCCTTTTCCGTCTCCGACCAAACGAATGGCTTTGAGTATGGCAGCAAGACACTGAACAACACCTTTGCCCAGCGCCGCAACCTGATCAACCCGCGCTTTTGGCGCTTCATCATCGACTACTTTCGCTTCAACCGTGAGGCAAACGCCGCCCACAACGATCCCGCTTATGCCAATCACACGCTCGGACAGTTTGTCCGTGAAAAACGTTATTCGCCCTTCCTGATTCGGGAATTCATCATCCCCGCCACCAGCGCGATCTGGTCATCTCCTTACAAGTTCACGGCGGACTATCCGGCGCAGTCCCTGTTTACATTTTTCCGCAATCACGGGATGCTTGGCTCAGAACGCATCCGTTGGAAAAGCGTCATAGGTGGGAGCAAGGTGTACGCCGAAAAACTGACCGCATCCTTCCGAGATCGGATCAGCCTCAACAATGGAGCGGAGGCAGTCCGCCGCACGGCGACAGGTGTTGTCGTCAAACTGCGCGATGGGAGCGAATGTGAGGCAGATCAGATCGTCCTTGCCACCCACTCCGATCAGGCGTTGCGGATGTTGGCGGATGCCTCCCCCGCCGAACAGGATGTGTTGGGGAATATTAAGTACCAACCCAACGAGGTTGTGCTGCACACCGACCCGCGCTTTATGCCTCACAACAAACGGGCATGGGAATCGTGGAATTACCTGCTCTACCAGCAAGGCGAGGACGATTATCCAGTGACGATGACCTATTGGATGAACATGCTGCAAAACCTTGAAGGGCTCGGTGCAAAGCGCGATTACTTCGTCACCGTAAACCCGCAGCGTGAGATCGCGCCCGATGCCGTGATCGGACGGTACACCTACCACCACCCTCTTTACGATTTCGCCGCGATCAACGCCCAGAAACGCCTCCCAGAGATCAACGGGACGAACCGCGTCCATTTTTGCGGGGCGTGGTGTCGGAATGGCTTTCACGAAGATGGCTTACAATCGGGGGTCACCGTAGCGAAGAATTTGGGAATCAGTTGGTAA
- a CDS encoding DUF3380 domain-containing protein → MPQFGIVNATQLNLRARPTTDSEIVQVLSRDAAMEILRDAGFGWLEVKLIPSGTKGFVSRVFLRLVDSLPGGTGGTGGNTGGGTPSAAPSQPLSGQGQVTTGLNVRVAPSLDAAVLFTLPQGARVNLVAQQGTWLKIRLDDGREAFVAAQFVNLNPAPTPTPTPTPTPTPTPNPGGITTKPGFLISNLDLLSLPLAPRELIPPQRVNSSDAVIERTWNTYGNLLRVMAEMLNIPVNTVVAVIAAESGGFAFGANNRMIIRFENHIFYRYWGVQNQALFDQHFTFDLATQFRGHKWRANPAAAFEEFHGNQEKEWLVFSFARRLADTAAMLSISMGAPQIMGFNFASLGYTKVQDMFDRFSNSVHAQLIGVFDFVRRTGAASPALVALQRRDYLTFASIYNGSGNAPTYSSIIQNHVVIYNRLIALAR, encoded by the coding sequence ATGCCACAGTTTGGGATCGTAAACGCCACCCAATTGAATCTCCGCGCCCGCCCCACCACAGACAGCGAGATTGTACAGGTCTTATCCCGCGATGCGGCAATGGAAATCCTGCGCGATGCCGGATTCGGCTGGTTAGAGGTCAAACTGATTCCGAGCGGGACGAAGGGCTTTGTCTCGCGGGTCTTTTTGCGGCTGGTTGATTCACTCCCCGGCGGCACCGGGGGGACGGGTGGAAACACAGGTGGCGGCACACCAAGCGCTGCCCCCTCCCAACCGCTGAGCGGGCAAGGGCAAGTGACCACCGGACTCAATGTCCGTGTTGCGCCAAGCCTTGATGCCGCTGTGCTGTTCACCCTTCCGCAAGGGGCGCGGGTGAATCTTGTGGCACAGCAGGGGACATGGCTCAAGATTCGGCTCGATGATGGGCGGGAGGCATTCGTTGCCGCTCAGTTTGTGAATCTGAATCCAGCCCCGACCCCGACCCCCACCCCCACCCCCACCCCCACGCCGACGCCTAATCCGGGCGGGATCACGACAAAGCCGGGCTTTTTGATCAGCAACCTTGATCTGCTGTCCTTGCCACTTGCGCCGCGTGAATTAATCCCACCGCAGCGGGTAAACAGCAGCGACGCCGTGATTGAGCGGACGTGGAACACCTATGGGAATCTGTTGCGCGTCATGGCAGAGATGTTGAATATTCCGGTGAATACCGTCGTCGCCGTGATCGCCGCCGAGAGCGGCGGCTTTGCCTTCGGCGCGAATAACCGGATGATTATCCGCTTCGAGAATCATATTTTCTATCGCTATTGGGGCGTGCAAAACCAAGCGCTTTTTGATCAACATTTCACCTTCGATCTGGCAACACAATTTCGAGGGCATAAATGGCGGGCGAATCCGGCGGCGGCTTTTGAAGAATTTCACGGGAATCAGGAAAAAGAATGGCTTGTCTTTAGTTTTGCCCGCCGCCTTGCTGATACCGCCGCCATGCTCAGCATCAGTATGGGTGCGCCGCAAATCATGGGCTTCAACTTCGCCAGCCTCGGCTACACAAAAGTCCAAGATATGTTTGACCGCTTCTCAAACAGCGTCCACGCCCAACTGATCGGCGTCTTTGATTTCGTCCGGCGGACGGGCGCGGCGTCTCCGGCGTTGGTGGCACTTCAGCGGCGGGACTACCTGACCTTCGCCAGCATCTACAACGGGTCGGGCAATGCACCTACCTATTCGAGTATCATCCAAAACCACGTCGTGATCTACAACCGCCTGATCGCGCTGGCGCGGTAG
- the arsM gene encoding arsenite methyltransferase, with amino-acid sequence MSDGTTIDPNAIRESVSARYGALAENRTSNVVGAVCCGDGACCAENGCGSPLYGATMLEGVPSEAVQMSLGCGDPVGIASLQAGETVLDLGSGAGIDCFLAAKRVGETGKVIGVDMTPAMLTKANANKATAGVSNVDFRLGTIEALPVADASVDVILSNCVINLSPEKPAVFREAFRVLKSGGRVSISDIVTDGEFTPEQRRDMDQWTACLTGAIDVQDYTRLMAEAGFVAIEVVDKTDPGALIDRKPGMPHIFSARITARKP; translated from the coding sequence ATGTCGGATGGAACAACAATCGACCCCAACGCCATTCGGGAATCGGTGAGCGCACGCTATGGCGCACTGGCGGAAAACCGTACCTCGAACGTGGTGGGGGCAGTCTGCTGCGGGGATGGGGCATGTTGTGCGGAGAATGGCTGTGGGTCGCCGCTTTATGGGGCAACCATGCTAGAGGGTGTGCCAAGCGAAGCCGTCCAAATGTCGCTTGGCTGTGGCGACCCGGTGGGCATTGCCTCGCTGCAAGCGGGGGAGACGGTCTTGGACTTGGGCAGCGGGGCGGGCATCGATTGTTTCCTCGCTGCCAAGCGCGTGGGGGAGACGGGCAAGGTGATCGGCGTCGATATGACCCCCGCCATGCTGACAAAGGCAAACGCGAACAAAGCGACGGCGGGTGTGAGCAATGTGGACTTTCGTTTAGGGACGATTGAAGCGCTGCCCGTAGCCGATGCCAGCGTTGATGTGATCCTCTCGAACTGTGTGATCAACCTCTCGCCGGAAAAGCCCGCTGTGTTTCGAGAGGCGTTCCGTGTTCTGAAATCAGGGGGGCGGGTTTCGATCAGCGATATTGTCACCGATGGGGAGTTCACCCCCGAACAGCGCCGCGACATGGATCAGTGGACGGCGTGCCTCACCGGGGCGATTGATGTGCAGGACTATACGCGGCTTATGGCAGAGGCGGGCTTTGTCGCTATTGAGGTGGTGGATAAGACCGACCCCGGAGCGCTCATTGATCGCAAGCCCGGAATGCCGCATATCTTCAGCGCTCGCATCACGGCGCGGAAGCCTTAA
- a CDS encoding response regulator, with amino-acid sequence MDTNDPTTWNVLVVDDDDSNRMVISHILEFYDAIVTVATSGKEALSLLNTAHAFNLILLDIQMPEVSGWMVLDAIRSAPNGLRTLPIIAITALAMAGDREKGLAAGFSGYLVKPLNPNTFIDNISQILAGLQPI; translated from the coding sequence ATGGACACTAATGATCCCACCACATGGAATGTTTTGGTTGTTGACGATGACGACAGCAATCGAATGGTGATTAGTCACATCTTGGAGTTTTATGATGCCATTGTGACCGTGGCGACCTCTGGCAAAGAAGCGTTGAGTCTTTTGAACACCGCTCATGCGTTTAACCTGATTCTGCTTGATATTCAAATGCCTGAGGTCAGCGGTTGGATGGTTCTGGATGCCATTCGCAGCGCACCGAATGGGCTGCGCACCTTGCCGATCATTGCGATTACGGCGTTGGCGATGGCAGGAGACCGCGAAAAAGGGCTGGCTGCCGGCTTTAGCGGTTATTTGGTAAAACCGCTCAACCCGAACACCTTTATCGACAACATCAGCCAAATTCTGGCTGGGTTGCAACCTATATAA
- a CDS encoding winged helix-turn-helix transcriptional regulator, protein MNVDPMLFAKAIADENRQAMMKLLCCATLNVTEIVEGLGGRLSQPTVTHHLQKLEEAGLVVVRQEGRHRFYTLNQEVVTYCCGVLMRSFAPNFTSTFAGGTISVEDIG, encoded by the coding sequence ATGAACGTTGATCCGATGTTGTTTGCCAAAGCGATTGCCGACGAGAACCGTCAGGCGATGATGAAGCTTCTCTGCTGCGCGACGCTGAACGTCACGGAGATTGTAGAGGGGCTTGGCGGGCGGCTAAGCCAGCCAACGGTGACCCACCACCTCCAAAAATTGGAGGAGGCAGGGCTTGTCGTTGTTCGGCAGGAGGGTCGCCACCGCTTTTACACCCTGAATCAGGAAGTGGTCACCTATTGTTGTGGGGTCTTAATGCGCAGCTTTGCTCCAAACTTTACCTCCACGTTTGCTGGCGGGACAATTTCCGTTGAGGATATTGGCTGA